The Populus alba chromosome 13, ASM523922v2, whole genome shotgun sequence genome contains the following window.
ATCACATGGATCCCACATTCAAACACTTTAGTGTCTTCTCCCATATCAAGTTCCATGCACAGTTCCAATTCCTCATCTTCACAGTATTCTTCCATTTCCATCTCACTTGTACTTATGTATGTCATCAAATTGCTAGCGAATGAATCGCATACGTATGCTTCAAACAATTGAATACCGttgcttttattttgtataCACAATTTGGCGGCACCAAAAAGACCTATCAAGCATTGACAGGCAACCCCAACGACCAATCCTTGGAAAACTGGAGGTACATGAAATGATAATGAAGTTCCTTTTCCACGGTAGCTGAACCAATTTGGAATCATACTGAACTTATCTCTGTGGCTGAACGTATAACAACAATTGAAGAGAATTTGATATCCGTAACCACCGTAGCACAGTGCCTGTATATATCAgacattaattaatgtatatataGTATGTGCCAATTGTGTGCTTATTTGTGTGCAAGAGAGACAAAAATAGTACCTCAACaagactttttttataattatttgataacttGTTCTTgataacagaaaaaataaaccagCCATGATTACTTAGACCTTCCATGCCTTCAATCTCTATTAAATCCGGACAACCAAACAGATCCAGATGtagatatttttttgcttggatTGGTAGTCTTACCCATTGCATTGATTTGCAACCAAATGCATCCAAATGTTCTAAATTTGAGGGAAGCTCTAGGATTGATACAAGATTTCCACATTCCTGAATGGTCAAAAACCGCAGCTTAGAAAGGATGCCGATGCCAGAAGGCAGACTGAAGAACTCGTTTCTTGATAGATCCAACTCTTCGAGAGAGGAAAAACCTCCAAAATCAACAGAATTAGTTGCCCGTTCAAAGAAACCACAATTAACAAGTTTTAGCTTCCCCAATACTCTCCAAATAGTGGAAGTTAGAGTTATTCGAAAGGCTGAAATCCAAGAAGAATTTGGTGAAGACCGATATGGTAAGTTCCATTGCCAGTATCCGCACAATGACAACTTCCTCACAAACTTTAAATATCCAACTGAAGAGAGAAATTGCTCGTTGTTGATTCCATCTGCTAGAAGCTCAGTGAAGGACTCAATATCACCCATGCACTCCGGCAGCTCCTTAACTTGTGAACACCCCGAAATATTCAAACACACAAGAGACTTTGAATGTCCAATAGATTGATCTACCTCAACTAAATTTAAGCAACCTTCAAGCAGTAGTTTCTCTAGACTTGAACTGTGCAGGTTTGGGGTTTTAACAAGGTTCTTTGAATAACTGAGATCAATGATCTTTAGATTGTTGAGAATCTATGAGAGCAGTGAGGAAAATCATTAATAAGTAATCATCAAAAGTTCTCTAGACAAAATTTTAGGCATTTTTGTATGTTTCgcacctttttttctttccatagtTCTCTGATGTTACTATACTGCATATCAATAATAACTACGTAGTCCAGTGAAAAGTTGGATGGTAAAAATTCCAAAGGACATTCAAGCCAGCAAATCCACGTCAACACTTTAGAAAGCCGCTCGAAAGATCCGGTGAGTTCTGCTCCATTGATTTGGagtaattttaacaatttcatttttgtaAATGATCCAGTGCTTAGCGATTTGTCTTCTGATCTTCTCACATCCAGTGTAAGGCCTTTGACAACTTCTGTTCcctaaaataggaaaaaaaaatcaatagaactCTCATATGATTGTTCGTAATAAGTTTGACAATAAAGATACAAATGAATGTGCCTTTCTGTATGCATTGAGTTCTTACCATCTGCATCTTGAGTACTATCCACGCATCCTCTTGACTCCAAATTCTGCTCCTTCGTGCAGGATTTTCAGGTGACTCTTCCTTAACGATCTCCCTTCCCATCCCTCGTAATAGATCATGCATGCTTATTGTTCCAGAATCATCAACTTTAATCAAAGATCGTTCAATGAGAGTTCCGAAATCATCTTCTGGATTGTAATCATAACGTCCTTCTAGCACTTTTGCTACGTATTCTTTATTTCTACCAATAAAGAAGCATGCAATATCAAGAAATGTATTCTTTAGTGTAGGTTCATCCAGTGTGTCAAAACTTGTTCTAAGTTTTTTCTGAATTTCACAGTTTGGAAATTTTCTCAATCTGTCAATTACAGATTCCCATCTAGCTTGGTTTTTCCCAAACAAACAAGAACCTAAAACCTCAAGAGCTAAAGGAAGTCCTCCACAGTATTCGACTACATCATTCGAAAGCTCAACATAATCTTTTGCTGGCTTAGTGTCCCTAAACGCATGCTGACAGAATAGCTGAAGGGACTCATCTGGGTACAATTCTTGAACCTGGTATCTTTGATCAGCTTCAAGAAGTAAGCGTTCATCTCTAGTTGTAATTATCACCCTACTTCCGGGACCAAACCAGCTTCGCTCTCCAATCAAagcatttaattggtttagatGATatacatcatcaacaacaacaagaactcttttACGCCAGAGTCGTTCTTTAATCAGAACCTTTCCTTTATCAACATTATTGATCTTCTCAGTATTTTGtcttaaaatatcatgaagaagTTGTTGTTGTAGAAGAACCATATCCTTagattctgatttttctttaacattCAAAAGAAATGAGCTTCCCTCGAATCCATATCCACAGTCATAGCAGAGTtgattaaatacaacttttgcTATAGTCGTCTTTCCTATTCCTGGCATCCCATGTATGCCCACAATGCGTACATCATCTGTTGCAGTACTTAGAAAGTGAAAAATATTGTGAGCAAGCGGATCAATACCTACTAGGTGCTTAGGAACATGTAAGTACTTGGGGTCCAATTTAGTTAGCACATCCTTGATAATCTCTTGGTTAAATTTTGCTTCATGCCTGTTTATGGACAAAAGCAAGTCATTAGTCATTAATAGCGAGACAATGAAGTATGttcaaaatgtattttattgtttcacaTTGTAAAATAGATAATGTATAATGACTCCATATATAAATGTGTGGAAGTGAATCGGATAGAGAAAAGGCATACCCATTTGCCATATCTTTGAGATTCCAACCAGATAGATTTCCTGCCTCTTCAAGAGCTTCTCTCCACTCCTTCACCTTCTCGTTAGAACGTTCTTCATGTATAACAAATGCTTTTGCAAAACTGCCGGTCTGTTTTCTCACATCTGAAGGATCGATGTCATAGAATATAGGAAGAGCAATTTGACCAGTTTTCCTATATTTACACTTCAGAATGTCCACAAGTTCTTCAAGACACCATCTAGAAGAAGCATATCCTTTTGAGAAGACCACTATAGATATCTTTGATTCTCGAATTGCCTTGAGGAGATGATAAGAGATTTCTTCTCCTCTAGgaagttcatcatcatctcgaaAAGTGTGGATTCCTGCTTGGACTAAGGCAGTATATAGATGATCTGTAAATGTCTTGCGAGTATCTTCTCCACTAAAACTCAAAAAGACATCATAGGCCCCTTGTGGTCTAAATCGAGAAGAATCTAGCTCTGTCATGGCAGCTGCAGAAATTAAGGCACGATTAATTATTAGCAATGAAGCGATTGCAGGAGGTATCTGCTATCTTGCAAATCTAACTAGTAAGGGATACATGTGAAGTGATCATCAAAGACAATACATATACATGAATGTGCTGAGTAGGAATTTCAACGCAATTACTATTAGAGAGTAAGGTAAGAAAATCATCCATTCATTGAGGTTCAACTAATACTTTAAGTTTACTTCTCTTTCGCGAGGACGAGTAATTTTATTAACTGCGTGGTTCAACACAAAGATATTTTTTGAGCTAAATAGaaaattttcatcaataaaCTCATCAAAGATGTCTATACCTGAACATAAAGCTTTCAAATTATTGTTATGAGTaaagacatgaaattaaaacaagaaagaagcaaagaagaggtACGTAGCCATACCTCTATACCTCTATATAACAAAGGGTTGGTTGGATTCCACAAGCTATGAAATTGCAGCAATCAGGGAGAGAGGTTAGCAATCGGGGACGGTAATTTATTTCAACTACCCAAacgtatttttcaatttgtttttcaatttaaatgtaGTTTCAAAGAAGCAAAGAAGGGTTATATACTAGCTAAAACATGACAGTATAAAATCCCATGTAGCAATTATCTTGTTTCGCAATCTTCTTAGTGTTAATATTGCTGTAAAACTACATGCATTCATGCAATCAGAAGCAACAATCGCAAAGGTTACCTCAATATGGTGTTTGAGTTGTTCGGATTCCACCAACCTGGCGactttaaagatcaaattgcaGCTCTCAGAAAGGTTAGCTGAAGAGTAAAGTAATGAGGACTGAAGGATAGTAGAGGCAATATTGTTTCGGAGAAAGAATATAAATCCtttttgcaaattattagcaataaTTATCAAAGATGAAGGGTATCATATATAGGAATAGGAGCTTGGAGATTTCTTTAGCAGCGTGTGATCAAGGTAATTTCCTGGTTGTTAATGCTGATTGATTAGGGTTGttgcaatgattttttaaaaataaaaaaaaaatattattttaatatatttttttaataaaaatcatttaaaatacaattctcTTTCAGACTGTAAAAGACGCTCTGAATCTTTCTCCCCCGTCTGCAGCATTGATTACAAAACCGCGTTGTTAGGTATGTCATTGGCAGCATCACAATCAAATGGCATAATTTTCCATCTCTCAGAAGACCCTCGCCCTCACGCTCCCGTCTCCATGCATGAGGCTGCTTCCATCTCTCAGCCCTCCTTTTTGGTTCGTAGGTGTAAtctgatatttattattaattttattcatataaaatatatttattatttaaaaaataaaattattatttctaccGTGTTTTTGAGAAACCCGACAGTAACTTCATAATCAAAAAGTATAAATTTCCGCGGACAACTTGCATATACATGGGACAGCTATAACcacttttttgttcttgttgttaGAGTACAGtgaataatatgtataatagtGCATAAATCTGTTAGTAATGAATCAATCAGTTAGTTAGTTAAAGAAGTTAGTTACATGTAGTTAAGTTGTTACAGCTGCATGTATATATACTAACTAACTGTAGAAAGGATTAATCAATCAAAAACAGAAAAGTAAAAGGCAGATTACATATAGATTTCTTCATTCTTCTCTCGTCTATCAAATCAACCTTTTTGTAAATACTGCTAAATCCTTCATCTTATCATGGTATTAGAGCAGTTAGCTCACGCTTGAAGATCCTTGGTATTCTTGCTTCCGCACTATCTCTTCTTTTACACATTTTGATCTCTGACTTGTAATCTACTAATCTTTCAATGGTGAATGCTTCACAACTTCAACTCTTGCAATCTCCAATCACAGCTCTCATTCCTTCTATTCCTATGTCTGTTAATGTCAAGCTAGATGATTCAAACTACCTCAATTGGAACTTTCAGCTCCAACTTCTGCTTGAAAGCAATGGCATTATGGGATATGTTGATGGATCAATTCATTGTCCACCTCAACTCAGCATAGCTTCATGCGAATCTGGAATCACTACTTCTCAAAATGATGAATTCATAATCTGGAAAATGCATGACCGAGCCATCATGCAACTGATTACTGCTACATTATCACCTATTGTTATGTCTTGTGCAATTTGTAGCACCAGCTCCAAATATCTGTGGAATCGATTGAAAGAACAGTTTTCAACTGTGTCTAGAACTAGCATTTTTCATATGAATCTAACCTTCAAACAATCAAGAAAGGAGCAAACTCAATCTCACAATATCTTCATCGCATTAAAGAAGCTAGGGACTATCTTTCAGCTGCTGGTGTATACTTTTCTGATGAAGATATTGTTATCCTGGCTCTCAATGGCTTACCTAGTGAGTATAACACATTCAGATGTGTTATAAGGGGACGTGAGAGTGTAATCTCATTGCATGATTTTCGTTCACAGTTGCTTGCAGAAAAAGTAATTATAGAGGCCTCAGCTCATGTTCCTTTAATGACAGCAATGGCTGCAACTACAGGTTTTTCTCTGAATCATAATTCATCTCAGAATGCTCACAGAGGATTTAAGGCGTATAGTGGGAATAGACACACTAGCAGAGGTCGGTTTATTCAGGGATCTAAACAAATTCACTCTAGACCAGTGTTCTCTTCTATGACACATGCACAATCGGCCCCTAATCCTGGAGTTCTTGGTTCTTCCCCAAATCAGCCATTTCACAATCACCCTGCATCTATGATGCCAATCTGTCAGTATGCAATTCTGAGGGACATACTGCCCCGTTTTGTGATGCTTCTTCCTATAAGAAATCCAAATGTCATATATGTGGCAGAATCAATCACACTACCTGGTTCTGTTTTTATAATGGCAAAGGCCCAAATTATATTGGCATGCCTTCTACTACTACTTATCCATCTCATCAGTCCTATCCCATACAATCCTCTGCTATGGAACAATCTCCATATCGCACCCCCTTACCACATCCCACATTCTCTCCTGCTCATTGTCCAGACTCACAGCCTCTTATGCAAGCCATGCACACCATGGTCACCCCTGCACCTATGGCATCCCATTCCTCTGGACCTTCTCAATTATGGCTCACGGATTCTGGTGCCACGAATCATATGACAGCATACTTCAATAATCTGACATTAGCCTCACCATATCCAACAACTGACACAATTCAAACTGCCAATGGTGAAGGTTTGCTAGTATCTCATGTTGGTCAATCTACTATTAACTCATCTATGTCCTCACTCAAGCTAGATTCTGTGCTCTTTGTCCCAAAATTAACTTAGAATCTCTTATCTATACATCGGCCACAAGGAGGATTCTTTACAGAGGCTTGTGCAGTAATGGTCTGTATCCCATCCATGctcattcatcatcatctcctaCTCAGCCATCTCCAGCTCAGGCATTCCTTGGCCAACTTGTTTAGTCTAATTTATGGCATCATAGGTTAGGACATCCCACAAATTCTGTAGTCTCTCTCATGCTTAATAAAGCTCATATTCCTGTTTCAAAAACTTCTTCCTCTACAATGTGTCATCCATGTCTTGCAGGGAAAGTTTCTTCTCCATTTGCCACTATCCATATTGATTTATGGGGACCTGCCCCGTATATTTCAGTGGATGGTTATAGATATTATACTATCTTTGTTGATGAATGCACACGGTATTGTTGGTTGTTCCCCTTAATCAACAAGTCTAATTTGTTCTCTACTTTTGTTGCCTTCCATTCCTTTATTGTTACACAATATTCTGCAACTGTCAAAACTCTGCAGACTGATGGGGGGGGGGAATACACATGCAATCGTCTGTAACAATTCCTTATTGACAAAGGTATTGCTCATCACCTCTCGTGTCCCCACACCCATAAACAGAATGGGATAGTCGAGAGGAAACACCGTCACATTATGGAAACCACAATCACTCTCTTGCACACAGCCAAATTACCATCTCAATTTTGGTCCTATGCATGCTTAACAGCTACATATCTCATCAACCGAATGCCCACTCCAATTCTTCTTCAAAAATCTCCCTTTGAAATGTTATTTGGATCCTCTCCAAATCTTGATCATCTTAGGATATTTGGTTGTGCTTGTTTTCCTCTTCTTCGCCCTTATAATCACAACAGATTGCAGCCTAAAACCTCAAAGTGTGTATTTCTTGGATATGGCATCAGGTACAAAGGTTATTTGTGCTATCATGTGCCTACTCTGCGTTTGTTTGTTTCaagacaagttattttttatgaaaatcaatttccATATCCTGTATTTTCTCATGTATCCGTGCCCACAGTTCAGTCATCCTCATCCCATTCCTCCTCCTTATGTCCTATGCCTCTTGTTACTACAGAAAACACAGTTATCCCTTCCATCTCTAGGTCTTCTTCCCATCATATACCTGTCTTATCTACAATTTCTCCTAATTCTCCATCCATTACTGCTTCTACTCAAGCCTCTTCTCCTCCTGTGGCGGCTGATATCAGTATTAGTTCTACTACTTTTAATCCTGACAACCTTCAAGTTGTCTTGTCCATTCCTTCTCTAAATATGCATCCCATGCAAACCAGAAGCAAGAGTGGCATTCATAAGCGCAAGGCATTCTTAGCTAGTATTCAGGATCTTCGTGCAGATGATCTGTCTTTAATAGAACCAGC
Protein-coding sequences here:
- the LOC118040585 gene encoding TMV resistance protein N, which codes for MTELDSSRFRPQGAYDVFLSFSGEDTRKTFTDHLYTALVQAGIHTFRDDDELPRGEEISYHLLKAIRESKISIVVFSKGYASSRWCLEELVDILKCKYRKTGQIALPIFYDIDPSDVRKQTGSFAKAFVIHEERSNEKVKEWREALEEAGNLSGWNLKDMANGHEAKFNQEIIKDVLTKLDPKYLHVPKHLVGIDPLAHNIFHFLSTATDDVRIVGIHGMPGIGKTTIAKVVFNQLCYDCGYGFEGSSFLLNVKEKSESKDMVLLQQQLLHDILRQNTEKINNVDKGKVLIKERLWRKRVLVVVDDVYHLNQLNALIGERSWFGPGSRVIITTRDERLLLEADQRYQVQELYPDESLQLFCQHAFRDTKPAKDYVELSNDVVEYCGGLPLALEVLGSCLFGKNQARWESVIDRLRKFPNCEIQKKLRTSFDTLDEPTLKNTFLDIACFFIGRNKEYVAKVLEGRYDYNPEDDFGTLIERSLIKVDDSGTISMHDLLRGMGREIVKEESPENPARRSRIWSQEDAWIVLKMQMGTEVVKGLTLDVRRSEDKSLSTGSFTKMKLLKLLQINGAELTGSFERLSKVLTWICWLECPLEFLPSNFSLDYVVIIDMQYSNIRELWKEKKILNNLKIIDLSYSKNLVKTPNLHSSSLEKLLLEGCLNLVEVDQSIGHSKSLVCLNISGCSQVKELPECMGDIESFTELLADGINNEQFLSSVGYLKFVRKLSLCGYWQWNLPYRSSPNSSWISAFRITLTSTIWRVLGKLKLVNCGFFERATNSVDFGGFSSLEELDLSRNEFFSLPSGIGILSKLRFLTIQECGNLVSILELPSNLEHLDAFGCKSMQWALCYGGYGYQILFNCCYTFSHRDKFSMIPNWFSYRGKGTSLSFHVPPVFQGLVVGVACQCLIGLFGAAKLCIQNKSNGIQLFEAYVCDSFASNLMTYISTSEMEMEEYCEDEELELCMELDMGEDTKVFECGIHVIVEKTDSFEGLEWDHESEVGRDRVISAPPYLSQCPLYNFIEIAGKQGLSNLSKYTKDVLERIFDFREYFTLSFHNGSAMIGEGCSLSFDIPPDFKGLVIVAGCSGGGNQEFKAIIKNKSDGVQLFEATHARPYFHSRWLRVVSRREMAMENYRGNAGLELHVLLRSENSEVVRCGIHVIETFPFGWNNYDQTLALDHDIYKQESFEGSEGDHDIDYYETSFEGSGSSDHEIDNQEFEVESDGTITSPPYHLLHHPRHGSMRFSTRQQWKAFLIQAISLWKMKIMQKFSPEYLNSSKDWFKKTPHFMPT